TTGCGTGCCGAGGCCGGCAAGGCCTCCCAAAAGGTTCTTCGCGTGATCTCGGTGATAGCGCTTGTGTGTGCCATTCTCGTCCACAGCGTGACCGCGTGGATTTTCTCGCTGAACGTTGGTCGCGAGATGTGGCATACGGCACTCATGGCTCCATGGTTTGTGTCTTCTGCGCTCGTGTGCGGCACCGCGCTCGTGCTCGTCGTTGTGATAGCGCTTCGCCGTGCGGGCTATATGGAGCTCGCGCAGGAGAACGTCGTGAAAATGGCGAAGATGCTCGGCGCATTCGTGTGCGTTGACCTCTACTTCTTCGCGTGCGATCTGCTCACCGAGGGTTTCCCCGGCGGTTCGGGTGCTGACGTTGTCGCAATGCTCACCACGGGTCCCCTCGCGCCGTTCTTCTGGGCAGAGATAGCGCTTAGCGTGTTCGCTGCTGTTGTCGCATTCGTACCGGCTCTGCGTCGCAATGGCCTGATAGTCGTGGCCTCCCTCGCGGCGGTTGTCGCCATCTTCTGCAAACGTGTGCAGCTGCTTGTCGGCGGCTTCCAGATCCCGAACCTCGACTACGCAGGTCCGATGTCAGGCTATACGGTTACCGATGCTTCGGGTACGCTCGGGCAGGCCTACCAGGGAATGGTGTACTGGCCGACTCCTTTGGAGCTAGGCATCGTGTTTGGCGTGATAGGTCTTGGTGCGCTGGTGCTTCTTCTGGGGCTCAAGTTCCTTCCGTTGAGGCCCGTGTCCGAATCCCACTAACCTCTCCGTTGGAAGGGCGTGCGGATGGCCCCAATGGGTCTTCGCACGCCCCTTTTGAGAACTGGATGTCGAAATGATACGCAAGACTCTCATTGCACTTGCAGTGTTCGTTCTTATCGGAACATGTGTTTTTGGCGCCGGGATGCTCGCCGACGGATCGGTGGGTATCCCGCAGGCGATAGCCGAGGACTCGCCGTGCCCAGCGACGAGGTGCGCTTCGGGCGAGTGTCATGGCTTCGAAGCCGTTCCCGAACCAGACGGTCTACACGAGATGACGTGTCCCGAGGCAACATGTACGTCAGCCGAGTGCCATGCGTGGGAAACGCTCGTCGACCGCTACTACCAGCCGTCCGATATGAGCCTGAACGTGTGGATTCTCGCACCTGTTGCGCTCGTCGTCGGTTTGATTCTGCTGGTAAGAAAGCTTTAGGGGGCATAGTGGATAAGAAACACATGATCATCGACGTTGTGGCGCTTCTTATATACTTGATAGTAGCTAATCCATCGCTTACTGGAATAGGGTTACACGAGTGGTTGGGTCTCGGAGTGCTGCTGGTTTTTTTCGTACACGGCATCGTGCATTTCGATTGGGTAGTCGAGGCGCTGCGAAACGTTATTTCTGGATCATGGGTGCGAACGGGTAACGTAATCCTTGACGCGTTCATCCTCGTCGCGTTCATGGTGGTTACGGTGTCGGGAATATGCATCTCAGGGGCCGTGCTGCCCGCGTTCGGGCTGTACGCGGACGGCTACTACTTCTGGGATCCGCTGCACTCGATAGCAGCCAAGGTACTGTTGGCGTTGCTGCTCGTGCACGTCGTCGTGCATTGGAAGTGGCTGTACAACTTCATTCGGAAGAAAAGCGAAGCCGTGCGAGCCGAAAACGACAACGAAGGGGGGACCGATGGCTGAATCTGAGAAGAACCAGGCCGAAGGCTGCACGTCCGCGGACCTGCGGACATGGGCTGTGGCCTACGAGCTCCTCGCGCTCTCCCTCCGCTACCCGACGCTTGAGCTCGCTGAAGCGGTCGCCTCCGGGGAGTGGGCCGAAGCCGCCGCCGAGGTCGCGGGCGCGCTCGGCCTCGTACTGCCCGACGGCTGGGACGAAGGCCTCGACGAGTACGCGGGCTGGAACCCGGAAGCCCTCCTGCACGCCCTGCGCGCCGAGGCAACCCGCCTGTTCGTGGGGGCGCCCGAGCCGGCTGTCAGCCCTTACGAGGGCGTGCAGCGCGCAGCCGACGACGGGGTGCAGGCGCTTTTGTTCGTGAACCCCCACTCCATGGCCGTCGAGCGCTTCATGAGGTCGTGCGGCCTCGGCCGCCCCGAGGGCACGAACGAGCCCTTGGACCGCGTCGATACGGAGCTCGAGTTCCTCCAGTACCTCTGCATGCTCGAGGCGGGCATGGCC
Above is a genomic segment from Raoultibacter phocaeensis containing:
- the nrfD gene encoding NrfD/PsrC family molybdoenzyme membrane anchor subunit — translated: MSENNQATPSSKAPAARFGGKGINVAIVIAAAVAIAGIVLWGIQLTGGLAQTGMRNLDSWGLYITMFMFLVGLSAGGLIISSVPKALGIKGFGGVSKVAVWTSICCTVLAIGFVIVDLGQPLRLWELFAYSNLSSPLMWDIIVLAVYLILSIVYLWATLRAEAGKASQKVLRVISVIALVCAILVHSVTAWIFSLNVGREMWHTALMAPWFVSSALVCGTALVLVVVIALRRAGYMELAQENVVKMAKMLGAFVCVDLYFFACDLLTEGFPGGSGADVVAMLTTGPLAPFFWAEIALSVFAAVVAFVPALRRNGLIVVASLAAVVAIFCKRVQLLVGGFQIPNLDYAGPMSGYTVTDASGTLGQAYQGMVYWPTPLELGIVFGVIGLGALVLLLGLKFLPLRPVSESH
- a CDS encoding DUF4405 domain-containing protein, yielding MDKKHMIIDVVALLIYLIVANPSLTGIGLHEWLGLGVLLVFFVHGIVHFDWVVEALRNVISGSWVRTGNVILDAFILVAFMVVTVSGICISGAVLPAFGLYADGYYFWDPLHSIAAKVLLALLLVHVVVHWKWLYNFIRKKSEAVRAENDNEGGTDG
- a CDS encoding TorD/DmsD family molecular chaperone; the encoded protein is MAESEKNQAEGCTSADLRTWAVAYELLALSLRYPTLELAEAVASGEWAEAAAEVAGALGLVLPDGWDEGLDEYAGWNPEALLHALRAEATRLFVGAPEPAVSPYEGVQRAADDGVQALLFVNPHSMAVERFMRSCGLGRPEGTNEPLDRVDTELEFLQYLCMLEAGMAAAPGSAEPPARSETAGGPDTPAGRALGNPAGSWAATHKRFLEEHALTWMPRFADRVAEEAREPFYRVAAGLLKAVLEKA